In Bacillus thuringiensis, the DNA window AGTGGATTCCAGAATATGAACGAGAAAGTATAGATAACTTATTTAAATGACAACAATGGGGGAAGTGAAGCGTGTTATGAAACGTATTGCAATCGTATCCGCATGGGAACCAGAACTTACGTATTTACATCAATATTATCCAAGCGAACGCATTGAAAAAAGAGCAGCTTGGGAATTTCATTTTCATTATATAAATAATTTGGAAGTTATCTCCGTTATAACTGGAGTTGGCAAAGTAAGTTGTGCAAGTTGTGTACAATTATTAATTAGTGAGTTTCAGCCAGATGAGTTGTTTATGACAGGGATATGCGGAAGTTTATCAAATAAGGTGAAAAATGGTCATATTGTAGTAGCACTTAATGCAATACAACACGATGTTACTGCTGCTGGTTCGGGGGAAGATGTTTTTAATTTATATAATGGTAGAACAGCACCTATTGAAACAACAAAGTCAATTGTAAGAAGAATAAAAAAGATCCGATCATATGAACCGATTCATTTCGGTACATTTTTATCTGGAGATCAACGTATCCGTAGTTCAGAAATGAGATATTTACTCCATACTGTATATGGAGCTTTAGCGGTTGATCAAGAGGTGGCAGCTTTCGCTTATGTATGCCAAATCAATAAAAAGCCTTTTCTATGTTTAAAAGCTGCTTCAGATCAAGCGAATGATAAAACGAAAGAGGAACAAAAAATTTATAAAATGTTAGCATGTGAACGAGCATGTGAGCATTTAATTGCTTTTTTACGTGTGTATGAGATTAATGTAGTAAATAATAGATAGTAAGAGGGATT includes these proteins:
- a CDS encoding S-adenosylhomocysteine nucleosidase: MTTMGEVKRVMKRIAIVSAWEPELTYLHQYYPSERIEKRAAWEFHFHYINNLEVISVITGVGKVSCASCVQLLISEFQPDELFMTGICGSLSNKVKNGHIVVALNAIQHDVTAAGSGEDVFNLYNGRTAPIETTKSIVRRIKKIRSYEPIHFGTFLSGDQRIRSSEMRYLLHTVYGALAVDQEVAAFAYVCQINKKPFLCLKAASDQANDKTKEEQKIYKMLACERACEHLIAFLRVYEINVVNNR